The sequence GGGATGGCTTGCCTATTTAATTTATAAAACTGGTGTTACCCTGCATTCTTGGGACCATTACCAAGATCATAAAGTTATATGTTATATGCAAGGTGTATGCTACTTTGAGAAATCTTCGTAGGTCTGGATTTTATACACCAACTGACACACGTTGTCAACTTGCTTTACAGCTGATCTTGCCAATAGTAACATACGCCGAAGTTGTTTATAGTAAACTTGATGCCCATTCCTCACGTAAGATCAGCGTGTTATTCAATAGCGTGACGCGTTATGTCTTTTAAAGTTTGATCACATTTCGTAATGGAGAGGCAGCCTCTTGGGCTGTGGAATTTTAGAGTACTTCAAGGCCAGAAACTGAATTTTCTTTACAAATTATTTCTAATAAATTGCCTAGCTATCTCTATGAAAAGTTAAGCTTTACCAGATCAGCTCGACTGAGTGACCTTATTGTCCCTCACTTTAACTCATTGCCCCCAGCCAGGCTATTTTTCGTCAACGCTGTGTAATGCAGTCCCTGCGACTGATAGAAACAAATTTAACAAAAGAAACTTTAAAGAATCCATCTATGCTTATTTCTGAAATGGTCCTTAGAATAAAAACCATCTACTAGTCAGCGTAACTTTTTGAGTGCAATTTTATttcttgtcttttttttttttcttcttaagtttgatatttattttatcattattattttcttGTCTTATCTTTGCTTTATTCATTTTTCATGggtcacggcggccaccgtggtgtgatggtagcgtgctccgcctaccacaccgtatgccctgggttcacaccccgggtaaagcaacatcaaaattttagaaataaggtttttcaattaaaagaaaatttttctaagcggggtcgcccctcggcagtgtttggcaagcgctccgggtgtatttctgccatgaaaagctctcagtgaaaactcatctgccttgcagatgccgttcggagtcggcataaaacatgtaggtcccgtccggccaatttgtagggaaaatcaagagcacgacgcaaattcgaagaggagctcggccttagatctcttcggaggttatcgcgccttacatttattttatttataatatggAATAGTCAAATTGTTTTATTTAGGTTTGTACCTTATTGTGCTTACTTTATAGTATtcggtataataataataatcagccctattctgcatttcgacttggattggaattttttcgatttggcaattttggtattctgtgttccaacccctttcgatccaacttcgaatcgttcgattttttgtattctgcatttcgatcgtagttccgtttttctaagttgcaaattagttggcggaaaaatattttctttttatttttttattaatttataacagaattttgacaaaaatgtaagtaaaacttgttaagaaacgtagaaggcttgatgatgattgttttgtatatgtttccaggtcaaaaacaacatgtcgatgtcgaagtccttggacgtatttgccccgcaaaagtatctaacacatacttgaaagaatccttgttaagtcgaaagttttttttgaacctaaataagaaaataagtcattaaactttaccacttttaagttcaatttcttacaattcgtcactcatctcaaatggattacacaaatctcgcaatatttgcctttccattctcgcctggcaattttcgtatgcgttgctttccaactccataaataatgccgcggctattgattccattataatagacagctataatttgtgtctgttcgttgggtccagttatatgccaaagcaagctgccggcgtagaggaaggtgaagcgaaaacgtaaacaatccttgcggaaagaataaataaacctttataaggtcttttaggccagtgcaatgaaattagcttccataaaattcagaaactgtcaactatattcgtgcaggaatccgttttaacaaaacttggtggccacggcagggaattggtcaaaagaacgacaaaaacacacttacaattatgaaagcacttcactcaaaaaaatataacactgcggcaatatattctattgctttttttgtacaaaatggcgtggataataaaatataaacgtttttcagtgttttttacacattttctttaatttattttgttccaatgttcacacattccgtaccaacagctgatttcgaaaaatcatttgctcttcctcttctctttacgattccgtcgtaatgcagaataccaaactacgattaaagcggagcgtagaacgagaacgtaatcgaaatgcagaataggggtgaataagtAGACTCTTGACGTTcactgtacatatgtatgtacatatatatatacatatttatatatacttgAAGCACCACGCtaattttactttatattttcaGAGCGATCACTAAAATACTTGGAGACTGGTGGGCTTCCTTAGATGCCAATgataaaaaatgttttactaGTTTGGCGCAACAAGTAAGATAAAGTTTGATTTGGATCTTTTTGAAACATAtacataactaaaaataagtaattttcagAATAAAGATGCCTTTTTTAACGCAAATCCAAATTTTAAATGGTATAAGCTGCCTGCTCCACCCTTACGGGCTCTAAATACTCGTCCAGGTAATACTGATCGCATTTTAGATCAAGACGATGAAATCAAATCTACGCTTGTGGCAGAAGACAGCGGCACAATGCTACAAAAATTCCCAAATGATAAAAACAATCACTTATTCAAATTAGCTGATGAAGCACAAATGGGCGAATTAAGTACCTTAATTAATTGTGAAAGCAATAACAATAATTGTAGTGCGAATCAGAATGCGAATGCTTTACAACAGGCGCTTGGTGAAACATCACAGTTTTTAAATGCTTATATGCCACCAAGCGACGATACATTTGGGGGACAATCAACTAAAGTGCGGCTCCTTAATGAAAATAGCTTCTCTAGTAATGGCAGTGAAGACGATGTTTTGCCTAAAAAGTCTGCAAGGGCTTGTAAGGGTAAAATCTATCAAGAACTTATAAATTCGGGCCAAATATCTGCGGTGTCGAAAAAAGTTAGAACgccaaaatcacaaaattatcccaATGGAACCCCACTTCAAACTGTGAATCCATCCAACAATTTTCATCAAGTTTCTTTAGAAGGCTCCAGCAATAGCACTGCCTCACCGAAATCAAAAAGTAATGCTAAACAATGTGAAACTTATTCCTTAGAGGGTTCTCATTCAAATAATGATCTTGCGAGTTTTGATTTGGAAGAAAAAATTAAGGAACTGCCTGCACTCAATTTAGATCTTTATTTGCAACGAAAACgtaatacaaaaaagaaaaagaaattcaCATCGAAAAAACGCCATTCAAATAGCAGTGCATCGAACAACAAAAGTTCTAATGCTGTAAAGGTATCAAATACACCAGTCGTAAACTTGTCTTCTATCAAAATTAGTGAATCACCACCACAGCAGGCTGTTGGTAGTCAAAAGCGTAAAGCAAGAAAAGAGAGCATCACAAGGCGCAATGTCACGGCCATAGAAAATGAAATTGCATCAGTTATTCCATTGGCTAACAGTTTCAGTACAATAAATGGATGTTATTACTTTAATGAATCGCCAGATTCAATTTCATTGAAAAGTCGGTTTTTAGGAGAAATCTCCAATTCTACAGTTGCAACGGCAGCAAATTGTCAGTGGAACAATGCTTGTGTCAATTTTAACAACGATAACATTTCGTCTACCTCAGACTTACTCATTCTAGCTGAAGTAGCTGCCAATCGCACCGAACTAACAAATTAATATGTTTTTGTTATCGGTCATCATTGGAATATCCATATTtcgactactgagtggaatatcatAATATCTCGAAtgccgtttcaaaaacgccctacctTAGATAACGTTTGTATAGCGTcctatttcagaatttatttcaaaaatgccctttctcagaattcggttgaaaaGTGCCCTATctgagaatttttttcaaaaacatcccggctaatgtcaaaatgtattgaatttgtgcccagatagggcgtttttggagCAA is a genomic window of Eurosta solidaginis isolate ZX-2024a chromosome 4, ASM4086904v1, whole genome shotgun sequence containing:
- the LOC137250254 gene encoding putative uncharacterized protein DDB_G0282133 isoform X1; amino-acid sequence: MFPVKVGGHRGVMVACSAYHTVFPGFKHRAKQHQHFRSSYVFNFWNKSIQYQSDMINSANTVDFSTISHGSVLLQSGIMSLDKCKIVQPSKLPQSTDNRFTSTYSIQTSLVGSPYTADNKLKTDIQSAETKDIQTQPQRVQVQHLQIHPNLQNNRWSYHTFYNLSNELGRTQSHDGGAIRINNNNNLKLEKKSAFSLSSNVSVNSNNNSNTYINNNNSNINNNNNVIVTSIPNTFSQIESGKHLSGNLIVRTIEKVDAHKEFSDRRSSSFNNIDYQENAFLRIKDVHNYAKLDHYSYSNESSNSSVHDEENEDDDEDLDEDMDDNNDDAATNFERYLKNSKHFAARKDKSNRLTRMESDETEYNVDAETVHKVQNDTEGAIPSTPDHHARRPMNAFLIFCKRHRAIVKERYKSLENRAITKILGDWWASLDANDKKCFTSLAQQNKDAFFNANPNFKWYKLPAPPLRALNTRPGNTDRILDQDDEIKSTLVAEDSGTMLQKFPNDKNNHLFKLADEAQMGELSTLINCESNNNNCSANQNANALQQALGETSQFLNAYMPPSDDTFGGQSTKVRLLNENSFSSNGSEDDVLPKKSARACKGKIYQELINSGQISAVSKKVRTPKSQNYPNGTPLQTVNPSNNFHQVSLEGSSNSTASPKSKSNAKQCETYSLEGSHSNNDLASFDLEEKIKELPALNLDLYLQRKRNTKKKKKFTSKKRHSNSSASNNKSSNAVKVSNTPVVNLSSIKISESPPQQAVGSQKRKARKESITRRNVTAIENEIASVIPLANSFSTINGCYYFNESPDSISLKSRFLGEISNSTVATAANCQWNNACVNFNNDNISSTSDLLILAEVAANRTELTN
- the LOC137250254 gene encoding putative uncharacterized protein DDB_G0282133 isoform X3; protein product: MINSANTVDFSTISHGSVLLQSGIMSLDKCKIVQPSKLPQSTDNRFTSTYSIQTSLVGSPYTADNKLKTDIQSAETKDIQTQPQRVQVQHLQIHPNLQNNRWSYHTFYNLSNELGRTQSHDGGAIRINNNNNLKLEKKSAFSLSSNVSVNSNNNSNTYINNNNSNINNNNNVIVTSIPNTFSQIESGKHLSGNLIVRTIEKVDAHKEFSDRRSSSFNNIDYQENAFLRIKDVHNYAKLDHYSYSNESSNSSVHDEENEDDDEDLDEDMDDNNDDAATNFERYLKNSKHFAARKDKSNRLTRMESDETEYNVDAETVHKVQNDTEGAIPSTPDHHARRPMNAFLIFCKRHRAIVKERYKSLENRAITKILGDWWASLDANDKKCFTSLAQQNKDAFFNANPNFKWYKLPAPPLRALNTRPGNTDRILDQDDEIKSTLVAEDSGTMLQKFPNDKNNHLFKLADEAQMGELSTLINCESNNNNCSANQNANALQQALGETSQFLNAYMPPSDDTFGGQSTKVRLLNENSFSSNGSEDDVLPKKSARACKGKIYQELINSGQISAVSKKVRTPKSQNYPNGTPLQTVNPSNNFHQVSLEGSSNSTASPKSKSNAKQCETYSLEGSHSNNDLASFDLEEKIKELPALNLDLYLQRKRNTKKKKKFTSKKRHSNSSASNNKSSNAVKVSNTPVVNLSSIKISESPPQQAVGSQKRKARKESITRRNVTAIENEIASVIPLANSFSTINGCYYFNESPDSISLKSRFLGEISNSTVATAANCQWNNACVNFNNDNISSTSDLLILAEVAANRTELTN
- the LOC137250254 gene encoding putative uncharacterized protein DDB_G0282133 isoform X2 yields the protein MYVCSYVFNFWNKSIQYQSDMINSANTVDFSTISHGSVLLQSGIMSLDKCKIVQPSKLPQSTDNRFTSTYSIQTSLVGSPYTADNKLKTDIQSAETKDIQTQPQRVQVQHLQIHPNLQNNRWSYHTFYNLSNELGRTQSHDGGAIRINNNNNLKLEKKSAFSLSSNVSVNSNNNSNTYINNNNSNINNNNNVIVTSIPNTFSQIESGKHLSGNLIVRTIEKVDAHKEFSDRRSSSFNNIDYQENAFLRIKDVHNYAKLDHYSYSNESSNSSVHDEENEDDDEDLDEDMDDNNDDAATNFERYLKNSKHFAARKDKSNRLTRMESDETEYNVDAETVHKVQNDTEGAIPSTPDHHARRPMNAFLIFCKRHRAIVKERYKSLENRAITKILGDWWASLDANDKKCFTSLAQQNKDAFFNANPNFKWYKLPAPPLRALNTRPGNTDRILDQDDEIKSTLVAEDSGTMLQKFPNDKNNHLFKLADEAQMGELSTLINCESNNNNCSANQNANALQQALGETSQFLNAYMPPSDDTFGGQSTKVRLLNENSFSSNGSEDDVLPKKSARACKGKIYQELINSGQISAVSKKVRTPKSQNYPNGTPLQTVNPSNNFHQVSLEGSSNSTASPKSKSNAKQCETYSLEGSHSNNDLASFDLEEKIKELPALNLDLYLQRKRNTKKKKKFTSKKRHSNSSASNNKSSNAVKVSNTPVVNLSSIKISESPPQQAVGSQKRKARKESITRRNVTAIENEIASVIPLANSFSTINGCYYFNESPDSISLKSRFLGEISNSTVATAANCQWNNACVNFNNDNISSTSDLLILAEVAANRTELTN